The DNA segment ACAACGCCGGACAGCTGATCGTCATGGCGCGCGGTAACCCGGAGCCGCTGCTCGATCTCCCCTGGCAGGTCACTCGCCAGCAACTTGCCATCAGCGATGGACGCTGGAACTGGCCGTATCAGGGCTTTCCGCTGAGCGGACGTCTGGGGATCAACATTAATAACTGGCAGGCAGGTCTTGAAAATGCGGTGATAAGCGGCCGGTTGAATGTTCTGACGCAAGGCGATGCGGGTAAAGGCAATGCGGTGCTGACGATTGGGCCAGGCAAGCTGAGTATGGATAACAGCGACATGCCCCTGCGTTTAACCGGTGAAGCGAAACAGGACGATCTGATCTTTTATGCGGTACTGCCGACACAGCTCACCGGCAGTCTGGCCGATCCACAACTGACCTTTGAACCCGGCGCGCTGTTGCGTTCTCGTGGCCGGGTGATTGACTCTCTGGATATTGACGAAATTCGCTGGCCGCTGGCTGGCGTAAAAGTCACCCAACGCGGAGTTGATGGCCGATTACAGGCAATTTTACGCGCGCACGAAAATAAGATGGGCGACTTTGTCCTGCATCTTGATGGACTGGCGAATGATTTTCTTCCCGATGCGGGGCGCTGGCAGTGGCGCTACTGGGGCGAGGGTAGCTTCACTCCGATGAACGCCGGTTGGGATGTTGCCGGGAAAGGAGAATGGCACGATAACACCATCACGCTTACCGACCTGTCCACCGGGTTCGACCAACTGCAATACGGCACGATGACGGTGGCGTCTCCGCGCCTGGTGCTCGATAAACCGATCGTGTGGGTTCGTGATGCCGGGAACCCGACCTTCAGCGGCGCGTTATCGCTGGATGCGGGCAATACCGTGTTCACCGGCGGCAGCGTCTTACCGCCGTCAACGCTCAAATTCAGCGTTGAAGGAACGGACCCAACGGTATTCCAGTTCAAAGGCGACCTGCATGCCGGGGCGATTGGGCCAGTGCGGGTAAATGGGCGCTGGGACGGCATTCGTTTACGCGGGCAGGCCTGGTGGCCAAAACAGTCGGTTACGGTCTTCCAGCCCTTGCTGCCTCCTGACTGGAAAATGAATTTGCGCGCAGGCGAACTGTACGCGCAGGTGGCTTTTTCCGCCGCAGAGGATCAGGGGTTCGAAGCGGGTGGACACGGCGTACTGAAAGGCGGTAGCGCCTGGATGCCGGACAACCAAATCAACGGCGTCGATTTTGTGTTGCCGTTCCGTTTCAGTCAGGGCACCTGGCAACTGGGAACGCGCGGGCCGGTGTCATTACGCATCGCAGAGGTGGTAAACCAGGTCACCGCGAAAAATATCACGGCCGATCTCCAGGGAAGTTATCCGTGGAGCGAAGAGAATCCTTTATTGCTGAGTGACGTGAGCGTGGATGTGCTGGGCGGCAAAATCATCATGAAACAGCTACGTATGCCGCAGCACGATCCGGCACTGCTGCGGGTGCAAAATGTCTCTTCCAGCGAACTGATCAGCGCGGTGAATCCCAAACAATTTGCGATGTCCGGCCCGGTTAGCGGCGCGCTTCCGCTGTGGCTGAGCAATGAAAAATGGATCATTAAAGACGGCTGGTTAACCAATCCTGGCCCGATGACGCTGCGTATCGATAAAGATACCGCCGATGCGGTCGTCAAAGACAATATGGCGGCGGGCGCGGCAATCAACTGGTTACGCTATATGGAGATTGCCCGTTCGTGGACGAAGATTAATCTGGACAATCTGGGCGTGCTGACCATGCAGGCGACGGTCACGGGTAAAAGCCATGTGGACGGTAAAGTCGGCACGGTTAACCTGAACTATACCCATGAAGAAAATGTCTTTACGCTCTGGCGCAGTTTGCGTTTTGGCGACAACTTACAGGCATGGCTTGAACAAAACACCGCGTTGCCGGAAACCCGTTGCCCGGAAGGCAAGGAATGTGAGGAACAACAATGAAAACGATGATTGCCATGCTGGCGCTCTTCTTACTGGCGGGCTGTACGCCGCGTATTGAAGTTGCAGCGCCGAAGGAACCGATCACCATCAATATGAACGTCAAAATTGAGCATGAAATTCATATCAAGGTTGATAAGGACGTGGAAAGTTTATTGAAGTCACGCAGTGATTTGTTCTGAGGTCATGATGAAAAAACAGCTTAGAGCGACCGTTCTTATCCTGAGTTTATTGAGCTGCAACGCCATCGCGTTGACCCTGAGCGAAGCGAGAACGCAAGGGCGAGTGGGGGAAACGCTTAATGGTTATCTGGTGGCGCTGGCAACCGATCCAGAAACGCGCTCGCTCGTCAGCGAGATTAATAAAGAGCGTAGCGCCAGTTATCAACAGCTGGCGAAAAGCCATCAGATTCCGGTGGATGAGGTGGCGAAAATGGCCGGACAAAAGCTGGTCGACCGTGCAAAGCCGGGTGAGTATGTGCAGGGCATTAACGGTAAGTGGCTGAAAAAGTAACTGGCAACAGTGCGTAGCTTCTACGTATTTTCTGTTTTGTATGATAAAGCGCGATAATTTGCAGGGTAAGTTTCTATACTGTCTGCTCCGAAGCGATATTCAGCAAGAGGGGCAGTTATGGCAAGTCACGGTAATTCAGCGACGTTTTCTCTCGGTTCCCGGCAGGTAAAACGGCTGGGGTATGGGGCCATGCAACTGGCAGGACCTGGTGTATTTGGCCCGCCGAGAGACCGTCACGTCGCGCTGACGGTGCTTCGGGAGGCGATTTCGCTGGGTGTGAATCACATTGATACCAGCGATTTTTACGGCCCGCATGTTACGAACCAAATCATTCGAGAAGCGCTGCATCCGTATCCTGACGATCTGGCGATCGTTACCAAAATTGGCGCCCGTCGCGGGGAAGATGCGTCGTGGTTGCCCGCTTTCTCGCCTGCGGAATTGAAGCAGGCGGTTCACGATAATCTGCGTAATCTCGGACTTGATGTGCTGGATGTGGTCAACCTGCGCGTTATGTTCGGCGACGGTCATGGCCCGCATGAAGGATCTATCGAAGAGAGTTTTAGCGTGCTGGCAGAACTTCAGCAGCAGGGGCTGGTGAAGCATATCGGTCTGAGCAATGTCACCGCGAAACAGGTGGCTGAGGCGAGGAAGATTGCCGAAATTGTTTGCGTGCAGAATGAGTACAACATTGCCCATCGCCAGGATGACGCACTCATTGACGCGCTGGCGGGCGAGGGTATCGCTTATGTGCCGTTCTTCCCGCTGGGCGGGTTTACGCCGTTGCAGTCATCAACGCTCTCCGACGTTGCCGCCAGCCTGAATGCGACGCCAATGCAGGTTGCGCTGGCATGGTTGCTGCAACGTTCAGCCAATATCCTGTTAATTCCGGGAACGTCGTCAGTGACGCATTTGCGTGAAAATATGGCGGCAGGGGATTTGCAACTTTCGGATGAGGTTCTTGCGGTGCTGAATGGCATGAATGCCTGATGGAGGTCATCCGGCCTGCGGGAGGATGACACCCCTTGCAGGCCGGATGAGGCAAATAAATCTTATGCAGCAACAACGCTGTCAATCGCCGCTTTGGCGTCAGACTGCGCTTTGGCCGCGACTTCCGGGCCGTAAGCAATCCCTTCAGCAAACACGAAGTTCACGTCGGTGATACCAATAAAGCCCAGGAAGACTTTCAGGTACGGTGCGATCAGGTCTGTCGGCGTATCTTTGTGGATACCGCCACGGCTGGAGAGAATCACCGCACGTTTACCGGTCACCAGACCTTCCGGCCCTTTCTCGGTGTAACGGAAGGTGACGCCTGCGCGGGCAACCAGGTCAAAATAGTTTTTCAACTGAGTCGGGATGTTGAAGTTGTACATTGGCGCCGCAATGACGATCACATCGTGCGCTTGCAGTTCCGCGATCAGCTCGTCGGACAGCGCCAGCGCGTCCTGTTGACGCGGAGTCAGCGGAGCGTCGCTCGGGCGCAGGGCACCCACCAGTTCGCCATCCAGTACCGGAACAGGATTCGCGGCCAGGTCGCGCACGGTGATCGCATCCGCAGGATGCTTTTCGCGCCACTGTTCAACAAAATAATCAGACAACTGACCAGACTGAGAGTACCCTGCCAGAATACTGGATTTAAGAACTAATACTTTGCTCATGGGTGTTTCCTTTTATGTGTTTGAATGGGGTGAGCCCCGTTGCTTGTTGACACTCTATTCACAATCCTGTCGCAGAGATAGCGCAATATATCGAATCCTATGTTCGAAATTATTGAACAACACACGAAAAGCGCCGATGTGGTACTCTATACCAATCATTAAAAAGAGATTTTACCCGGCAG comes from the Citrobacter koseri ATCC BAA-895 genome and includes:
- a CDS encoding YdbL family protein → MKKQLRATVLILSLLSCNAIALTLSEARTQGRVGETLNGYLVALATDPETRSLVSEINKERSASYQQLAKSHQIPVDEVAKMAGQKLVDRAKPGEYVQGINGKWLKK
- the azoR gene encoding FMN-dependent NADH-azoreductase → MSKVLVLKSSILAGYSQSGQLSDYFVEQWREKHPADAITVRDLAANPVPVLDGELVGALRPSDAPLTPRQQDALALSDELIAELQAHDVIVIAAPMYNFNIPTQLKNYFDLVARAGVTFRYTEKGPEGLVTGKRAVILSSRGGIHKDTPTDLIAPYLKVFLGFIGITDVNFVFAEGIAYGPEVAAKAQSDAKAAIDSVVAA
- a CDS encoding aldo/keto reductase family oxidoreductase, which codes for MASHGNSATFSLGSRQVKRLGYGAMQLAGPGVFGPPRDRHVALTVLREAISLGVNHIDTSDFYGPHVTNQIIREALHPYPDDLAIVTKIGARRGEDASWLPAFSPAELKQAVHDNLRNLGLDVLDVVNLRVMFGDGHGPHEGSIEESFSVLAELQQQGLVKHIGLSNVTAKQVAEARKIAEIVCVQNEYNIAHRQDDALIDALAGEGIAYVPFFPLGGFTPLQSSTLSDVAASLNATPMQVALAWLLQRSANILLIPGTSSVTHLRENMAAGDLQLSDEVLAVLNGMNA
- a CDS encoding YnbE family lipoprotein, translating into MKTMIAMLALFLLAGCTPRIEVAAPKEPITINMNVKIEHEIHIKVDKDVESLLKSRSDLF
- a CDS encoding YdbH family protein, translating into MKGKYKAVLALLLLLILIPLTLLMTLGLWLPTLAGIWLPVGTRIALDESPKLTRHGLHIPELRYLVEDCPLARMSGAELTHPSRWQLNIGTLELDSACLEKLPESEPSPAAPRTLAEWQSMLPNTWVNIDRLILSPWQEWQGKLSLSLTPALQQIRYQGEKVNFQGRLHGQNFTVSQLEVSAFENQPPVKLEGEFTLPLVPDGLPVNGQAVATLSLPQEPSLVDAELEWRDNAGQLIVMARGNPEPLLDLPWQVTRQQLAISDGRWNWPYQGFPLSGRLGININNWQAGLENAVISGRLNVLTQGDAGKGNAVLTIGPGKLSMDNSDMPLRLTGEAKQDDLIFYAVLPTQLTGSLADPQLTFEPGALLRSRGRVIDSLDIDEIRWPLAGVKVTQRGVDGRLQAILRAHENKMGDFVLHLDGLANDFLPDAGRWQWRYWGEGSFTPMNAGWDVAGKGEWHDNTITLTDLSTGFDQLQYGTMTVASPRLVLDKPIVWVRDAGNPTFSGALSLDAGNTVFTGGSVLPPSTLKFSVEGTDPTVFQFKGDLHAGAIGPVRVNGRWDGIRLRGQAWWPKQSVTVFQPLLPPDWKMNLRAGELYAQVAFSAAEDQGFEAGGHGVLKGGSAWMPDNQINGVDFVLPFRFSQGTWQLGTRGPVSLRIAEVVNQVTAKNITADLQGSYPWSEENPLLLSDVSVDVLGGKIIMKQLRMPQHDPALLRVQNVSSSELISAVNPKQFAMSGPVSGALPLWLSNEKWIIKDGWLTNPGPMTLRIDKDTADAVVKDNMAAGAAINWLRYMEIARSWTKINLDNLGVLTMQATVTGKSHVDGKVGTVNLNYTHEENVFTLWRSLRFGDNLQAWLEQNTALPETRCPEGKECEEQQ